One Carettochelys insculpta isolate YL-2023 chromosome 1, ASM3395843v1, whole genome shotgun sequence genomic window, gcctctccACCCAGAAGCACTGGCCCTGTAGCTCCCCttgcttgctcttcttggccCACGGGAGTTTTGGGGAATGGGCAAGTGTACAGAGGCCCCTGTGCCTAGggccacaggcctgctgctgccttccagaGCGAGGTAGAGCCTGTTGCAGCTGGGAGGCCCCGCTCTATATTTCAATAGCAGACCAGAAGTGTAAGGGTCCCTTTTTGATGAAGAAGGAGCCAAGCAATGAGTTCAGTATACCCCCAGCACCCTttttctgtgagcaatgcagCCCCCCTACAACTAGGGCACATGCACATCTAGCAGTAGAAGCAGCCTTTCCCCCCACAGCTTGTttcaggggagggggggggggaaacccACAGTAGTGTATTTCACCAGAAGCACTTGCATTTCTCCTCATTGCTTGCACTAGACATTCACACTGGCCTTAGCCCTAAGGGTTCTGCAAATACCAGTTCATTTATCCGTCTGTAGCAGGCACTGTTCAGGAGATTCCCAAGGTTCAATTTAGAATGATCACCCTTggcatgtgtgggttttttttgttttttttttttaaaaagacaactaTGAAGAAAAGACCAGCCACCCTGCACTAACAGGGTTCAGGCACTAAGTCACAGAAGTCACTACTACTAGTAGTACGTAGATCAGTCATTTCTTCCCAAGATCTCTCCAGCAAAGCATCACTTTACCCACATGCAGACACTTGCAAATGGGACCACTCTCAATGGTGCCCTCATTCAAATGTGGAGATTGTGTCTTCATGCTACCTTCAGCAGATGCActacccctgcccagcctgtctcctctgtAGTCACTGCTCTATCATCAATAACTAAAGCTCTTATAGCATCTGTGCTATTACATGAAATTAGAAATAAACTAACCCACATACCGGAGCATAATGTTTCCCACACCTTCTAATACTAGTGGACTATTGAGTACTTTGATCCAAGAACCTGCACCCGTGTGTTCACATTGCCTGTCATCTTTACAcatacagctggggtggggctaccTATGCAGCTTTGATGTGGACGGCTTTAGGTCATTGGGACTCCAAAAAGCCCATGCCATGCTAAAGCTACTTGTATTGCACATGCTGGCACtactctccctctcctctctaccctgcccccaacttgtttttaaaaaaaaaaaaaaaaaagctgttcagAAAATAGTGAGTgagtgactccccacccccagagtggAAGGCACAAAGGTAGTTTCTAGCAGAGCTGCACGGGTTGCCTCCAGCCCTTGCTCACTGAaaagctctgaaggcagatctCCTACGGCCTCATCTCCAAAGCTCAGGAATGATTTGTCCTAAGGAGCTAGTGGTTGCAGCTGAAGAATCCTTCTCCAACTAGCAAGATGCTAAGACTTGTTTGTGATATGTATGCAGAAGCTTGCCTCCATGTCTGTCATGCTTCTGGCTGATGGTTACCACTCAGAAACAAGGATTCTAGCACTTGAGTTACAAGCACTGCTCTCttctgcagaccctgtgctcgACGACTCAACAGGACACAAACACCAAGTTCAAatacaatgacattttattgtgGACACTGTAGTATTATCTGAGCAAAGGAGCAGTCACAACACCTGGGCCCTGCTCAGGCAAAGCCATCTAAAGCCTCAGTCAGTCACATTCCTTCCCTCAGATTTAAACAGGTCAACCGAGAGACAAGCGGAGGGGCAGGTCAACAGCTGGCGTACATTAATACCACTAGCACTTCTAAATGCTCCCATTCTGTACCTCCCTCAAGTTCCATCTAAACAGAGCCtcctggagaagaagaagaagaagtctctCGTGCATGTGAAGTCAGAggtgggtggacagctgggggACAAAAAGAATTCTGCCTTCCTTCTTTGAAATTCAGTGTTCCCAGCTTTAGGTCCTCAGTCAGCCTTCGATGCTGTTGTGACTTCTGCTTCTTTATCCTCATTTTCTTGGCTTGGGGGTTCCATGGAACCTGCAGACCCCTTACCAGAGGGGATGAAGGGACCCACAATCCAGGACAGAGGTGCGTTCTGCATCATGTAAGCCATCAGCTCATCCACATATTCCTGGGCCCTGCTCACCATCTCCCGGCTCtgggtcaggaggctgctggagagaTCCTGGAAGGAACCAACGGTTGAGAAGGAGGCACGGAGCTCTTCCATGTTGCGATACACCTGCTGCACCTTATCctgaaggctggtggggaggccttGAATGCTGGATACTAGCACCtggcaggcatcctgcagctgctggagaatgCTGCGGGACATGGCCAGAGTCTCAGACTCCATCTGGTGGAGAAACAAACCCAAGGTTTACGTtcaccacagacacacaaagaTGGGACTCGCTGCTACCTCTTCTGGAGATTTCCTCGTGCTGGAAGCTGTGCTGAAAAGGATAGCAGGGACAGAAACCAGGAGCTCTTTCATGGAAAGAGCATTGGCTTTAGCCATTCTTTCCATAGAAAGGGAAGCTATTTGGCTTTTAGGACTCAGGAAGCCTGTATTACCATTGTTTGCAGCCTGTGACACTAAGGAACAGAGCTCCATGAGGGAGAGCCTAAGGATCTCCTAATCAGTTACATGACTAAAGACTTGAAGGCTATGCTGACGTTAAGGGAGGGCAACACTTACAGCTACCCTACCAAGAAGGGAAGTGAAGACCCTTGGACACAGCATTCACAAGTGACCAATTTGAGATGTATTCGAGGAACACTTATGTGCAACCCTGTTTTCCCCTCAAGGTAGGAGGTCACCAGGTATCTGTCTGGTTGAGGAGCTCAGCAGCTACCTTGCAAGGCCCAAAACACTTTTCAGCCTCCGAGCAGAAGGGCAAAGCAATGGACATACCCTTGTCTCTTCCAAGTCTGGGATCTCACTGCCTTTTGGCTGCTTTTGACTCCAGTTCAGCCACATCTCCTGGAACTTCTCCCGGGCATCTTGGAGCCTCACACCTTGTTTGATGTGTTCAATCTAGAAAGGGATTGAATTAATCTCTCAGTTCCTCTAGCTCTACTGCTTGAGGACAACTTCAACCTGCAGACATTTTATGTTCTATAAGCCTATCACGCCCTGGTCCACACAGGATGAAGTGGAAGAGTTCCCTGGCCTGAAAGGCAGGGGAGTAGGACAAAGGAGTCCAAGCCACCAGCAACTCTATTTGCCCAGGCACTGGGCTAGAGTTTACTAGGAGACCGCCTCCTGAAGCGGAGCGAGTCCTTACCAGTCCGATGACCTGACGAAGCTGGGACAGAGCCTCATTGATGCTTTGGCTGGTATGCCTCATCTTGTCTAGGGAATAGCGGTAGGCGCGCTGGCGGAGTTTGGCCGACAGGGAACCCAAACGCACAAAGTAGCTGCGATGCTCCGGCGCTTGTGCTGAAGACGCTGGAGTCCCTTCCATGGATTCAGCAAGTTCAGCTGAAGGCAAGAAGAATCTGAGGGTAAGAGCTTGGGAAAGGAGGACAAGCTATACTCAACTGCCCAATGCTACCCCAAATTCTTGGCGGAATAGCCCTTCAAAAAGCCACGAGACCAACCTCTGCCTTTAAGGCGGCTAATAACTGACCCCAAACAAAGAGGGCTAGGACTGTTTCTGCACACTTGAAATGGACTCCAAGTACTCGTCCTAATTCATGCCCATAGTACCTTCGAGCACCACCCTTTCCCCACTTGCTCACATCATTTTCAATGGGCATGTAGCCAGGAACTCCCTTGGCCAAGAACGTTACACATGAAAATGCTGCCCATCTGTCAGCCAGTGCAGGCTGATAGGCTTCTCAGTCTTGTCCAGACAAGTTGGGACCAAAGGGAGTGTTACTTCGCTCTTTGAAACCATAGCCCTGTCCTGTGTGTTCTGACCCAGTTCCTCCTCCGTCATGGGAAGGTAGTGATCCAAGAGCTCTTCtgacttccccagcactgcttccaTTCCGCTCATGGCCAGTTGGCCCATTCTGGATTCTGCTACTGTGCTCATGCTGTCCGTCACTGCTGACTTGGTGGCCTTCATCCCATCCTGCACAGCCTCCTTCGTCATGTCTACCACTCTGCTCATGGCCTCCTTGACATCTGTCAGTCTGGAGGAGACCGACTCCTGTGTGTCAGGCACAGCCTGGAGAGAAGGGTCAAGCAAGGCATTACTGACCAGACATTCAGGGCAATAAACCACATTGGCCCAGGGAGTCGAGTCACTGGAGGATGTTTACCACTTGTCCATCTAGACATTAAGAACTCCCTACCTTGCTCGGGTGACCctattcctcccccacacccagccttacGGAACACGGCCATTTTACAAGATGCCCTATTGGAGTCTGAATGTGAGTGAACTGCCTCGAGTCCTGGCCCGAGGTCAGGAATTGTCCCTTGTTCAGCCCAAGAGGTCGTCAACTCTTCAGTAGAAGATCTGCAGCTCGCTATCAGGCCTTAGACACCTGCCT contains:
- the LOC142007151 gene encoding perilipin-3-like, coding for MDSNGKDTKMASLEHGEEEQQTVLKRVTSLPLVNAACDLAATAYASTKESHPYVKSLCDLAEKGATSITNVGLGSPESVPPVFEPQEAQGWTKAVAEVEKVEETLPTPQQTAEMAVPDTQESVSSRLTDVKEAMSRVVDMTKEAVQDGMKATKSAVTDSMSTVAESRMGQLAMSGMEAVLGKSEELLDHYLPMTEEELAELAESMEGTPASSAQAPEHRSYFVRLGSLSAKLRQRAYRYSLDKMRHTSQSINEALSQLRQVIGLIEHIKQGVRLQDAREKFQEMWLNWSQKQPKGSEIPDLEETRMESETLAMSRSILQQLQDACQVLVSSIQGLPTSLQDKVQQVYRNMEELRASFSTVGSFQDLSSSLLTQSREMVSRAQEYVDELMAYMMQNAPLSWIVGPFIPSGKGSAGSMEPPSQENEDKEAEVTTASKAD